One Azospirillum sp. TSA2s genomic region harbors:
- a CDS encoding cupredoxin domain-containing protein, whose amino-acid sequence MRRVSLLSAAFGIALSGAALVHAIPAQAADTVTIVIKDHKFEPAEVKVPANKRVTLLVDNQDATSEEFESGEMKVEKIVGGRKQIKVMVGPLKPGRYPFFGEFHEATAQGVVIAE is encoded by the coding sequence ATGCGTCGTGTCTCTCTGCTTTCCGCCGCCTTCGGCATCGCCCTGTCCGGAGCCGCCCTGGTCCACGCCATCCCGGCGCAGGCTGCCGACACGGTGACCATCGTCATCAAGGATCACAAGTTCGAACCGGCGGAGGTGAAGGTTCCGGCCAACAAGCGGGTGACCCTGCTGGTCGACAATCAGGACGCCACGTCGGAAGAGTTCGAAAGCGGCGAGATGAAGGTCGAGAAGATCGTCGGGGGCCGCAAGCAGATCAAGGTCATGGTCGGTCCGCTGAAGCCGGGGCGCTATCCCTTCTTCGGCGAATTCCACGAAGCGACGGCGCAGGGCGTCGTGATCGCCGAGTGA
- a CDS encoding dihydroorotase family protein, which translates to MSSRIVYRNARLLDPATGLDQRGDLLIDGETIADFGPGLFNDSTPEGAEVIDLAGQCLAPGLVDMRVLIGEPGEEEKDTIKSASRAAAAGGITAMALLPNTDPVLDEVAGLEFIARRAREVKLVKVFAYGSATRGTEGNEITEMGLLGQAGAVAFTDGTKAITSAKTMRRALSYAKTFGKLIVQHPEEPSLASGGMMNSGEIATRLGLVGIPREAEIIMIERDLRLAELTGGRLHFAHISTGESVDLIRRAKARGQKVTCDTAPHYFALTETDVGDYRTYAKVSPPLRGEMDRRAIVEGLADGTIDAIASDHVPQDQDQKRLPFAQAAPGVIGLETLFPLTLELVHKGKMPLLKALACVTANPAAILDLAVGRIVKGGPADLVVFDPDVPWQIDVTRFKSKSKNSPFENRPVQGRPLRTIVDGRTVWQAED; encoded by the coding sequence ATGAGCAGCCGTATCGTCTACCGCAACGCCCGCCTGCTCGACCCGGCGACGGGCCTGGACCAGCGCGGCGACCTGCTGATCGACGGCGAGACCATCGCCGATTTCGGTCCCGGCCTGTTCAACGACTCCACGCCCGAGGGTGCGGAGGTCATCGACCTCGCCGGCCAGTGCCTCGCCCCCGGTCTCGTCGACATGCGGGTGCTGATCGGCGAACCGGGCGAGGAAGAGAAGGACACGATCAAGAGCGCGTCCCGCGCCGCGGCGGCCGGCGGCATCACCGCCATGGCGCTGCTGCCCAACACCGACCCGGTGCTGGACGAGGTCGCCGGGCTGGAGTTCATCGCGCGCCGCGCCCGCGAGGTGAAGCTGGTCAAGGTCTTCGCCTACGGCTCCGCCACCCGCGGCACCGAAGGCAACGAGATCACCGAGATGGGCCTGCTGGGTCAGGCCGGCGCGGTCGCCTTCACCGACGGCACCAAGGCGATCACCAGCGCCAAGACGATGCGACGCGCGCTCAGCTACGCCAAGACCTTCGGCAAGCTCATTGTGCAGCATCCGGAAGAGCCGTCGCTGGCGTCGGGCGGCATGATGAACTCCGGCGAGATCGCCACCCGCCTCGGCCTCGTCGGCATCCCGCGCGAAGCCGAGATCATCATGATCGAGCGCGACCTGCGGCTGGCCGAATTGACCGGCGGGCGCCTGCATTTCGCCCACATCAGCACCGGTGAATCGGTCGACCTGATCCGCCGCGCCAAGGCGCGCGGGCAGAAGGTGACCTGCGACACCGCTCCACATTACTTCGCCCTGACCGAAACCGACGTCGGCGACTACCGCACCTATGCCAAGGTCTCCCCGCCGCTGCGCGGCGAAATGGACCGGCGCGCCATCGTCGAGGGCTTGGCCGACGGCACCATCGACGCCATCGCCTCAGACCATGTGCCGCAGGACCAGGACCAGAAGCGCCTGCCCTTCGCCCAGGCCGCCCCCGGCGTGATCGGGCTGGAGACGCTGTTCCCGCTGACGCTGGAACTGGTGCACAAGGGCAAGATGCCGCTTCTGAAGGCTCTCGCCTGCGTCACCGCCAACCCGGCGGCGATCCTCGACTTGGCCGTGGGCCGCATCGTCAAGGGCGGGCCGGCCGATCTGGTCGTCTTCGATCCTGACGTGCCGTGGCAGATCGACGTCACCCGCTTCAAGTCGAAGTCGAAGAACTCTCCCTTCGAGAATCGCCCGGTCCAGGGCCGGCCGCTGCGCACCATCGTCGACGGCCGCACCGTCTGGCAGGCGGAGGACTGA
- a CDS encoding GFA family protein, translating to MSEGVTGRERALAGGCLCGGVRFLLAERPDGVVTCHCGQCLRFHGHIGAYVTVPRDTVTFDADETLSWYRSSDIAERGFCGRCGSSLFWKGDGKTEIEIAAGSLDQPTGLTTLRHGYVADKADYYEITDGLEQFPGSSEA from the coding sequence ATGAGCGAAGGCGTGACGGGGCGGGAGCGGGCGCTGGCCGGCGGTTGCCTGTGCGGCGGCGTGCGCTTTCTGCTGGCGGAACGGCCGGATGGGGTCGTGACCTGCCATTGCGGCCAGTGCCTCCGCTTCCACGGCCACATCGGCGCCTATGTCACGGTTCCGCGCGATACCGTCACCTTCGACGCCGATGAAACGCTGTCCTGGTACCGCTCCTCCGACATTGCGGAGCGGGGATTTTGCGGGCGCTGTGGCTCGTCCCTGTTCTGGAAGGGCGACGGCAAGACCGAGATCGAGATCGCTGCGGGCAGCCTGGACCAGCCGACCGGGCTGACGACGCTCCGCCATGGCTATGTGGCCGACAAGGCCGACTACTATGAGATCACCGACGGGCTGGAGCAGTTTCCCGGCTCGTCGGAAGCTTGA
- a CDS encoding acetoacetate--CoA ligase, whose product MDTPLWSPSEERIAQANLTAFREAANARFGLRLDDYDALYNWSIAEKERFWRFLWEWAGLTGDLGSVDLLDGDKMPGARWFPDARLSYAENLLAGAPDDNAVVFWGEDKVKYRWSGAELKATVSRLQQALKAKGVGKGDRVAAIMPNMPETLAAMIATTSLGAVWSSCSPDFGIQGITDRFGQIEPKVVFAPDAYWYNGKSHDVRAKVAEVLKDLPTVVATVIVPYVDKAPDLSTIPGAVGFHDFMAPHPVAEPTFERVAFDHPLFILYSSGTTGKPKCIVHGTGGTILQHVKEHRLHCDLKRGDRLFYFTTCGWMMWNWLVTGLASGTTLVLYDGSPFAPTGNILFDYADAERITLFGTSAKFIQSLEKSGLEPMKTHSLASVRALASTGSPLMPENFEFVYRSIKQDVHLASISGGTDIMSCFVLGNPISPVWKGEIQTRGLGMAVEAFDDNGHAVRGEKGELVCTRPFPIMPIGFWADPDGSKYRSAYFDRFPNVWVHGDFIEQTQHGGWVIYGRSDAVLNPGGVRIGTAEIYRQVEQLPEIMEAVCIGQEWDGDVRVVLFVVLREGLKLDEALAGTIRKRIKDNCSPRHVPAKIVQVTDIPRTRSGKITELAVRDAVHGRPIKNTEALSNPQALDEFRERTELSGA is encoded by the coding sequence ATGGACACTCCGCTGTGGAGCCCGAGTGAGGAGCGCATCGCGCAGGCCAACCTGACCGCTTTCCGCGAGGCGGCGAATGCGCGATTCGGACTGCGGCTGGACGATTACGACGCGCTCTACAATTGGTCGATCGCGGAGAAGGAGCGGTTCTGGCGCTTCCTGTGGGAATGGGCCGGGCTGACCGGCGACCTTGGCAGCGTCGATCTGCTGGACGGCGACAAGATGCCGGGTGCCCGCTGGTTCCCGGACGCCCGCCTCAGCTATGCCGAGAATCTGCTGGCCGGCGCACCGGACGACAATGCGGTCGTCTTCTGGGGCGAGGACAAGGTCAAGTACCGCTGGAGCGGGGCGGAGCTGAAGGCCACCGTCTCCCGCCTGCAGCAGGCGCTGAAGGCCAAGGGCGTCGGCAAGGGCGACCGCGTCGCCGCCATCATGCCGAACATGCCGGAAACGCTGGCGGCGATGATCGCCACCACCAGCCTCGGCGCGGTCTGGTCCTCCTGCTCGCCCGACTTCGGCATCCAGGGCATCACCGACCGCTTCGGCCAGATCGAGCCGAAGGTGGTCTTCGCCCCCGACGCCTACTGGTACAACGGCAAGAGCCACGATGTCCGTGCCAAGGTGGCGGAGGTGCTGAAGGATCTGCCGACCGTCGTCGCCACCGTCATCGTCCCCTATGTCGACAAGGCGCCCGACCTGTCGACGATCCCCGGCGCCGTCGGCTTCCACGACTTCATGGCACCCCATCCGGTGGCCGAGCCGACCTTCGAGCGCGTCGCCTTCGACCATCCGCTGTTCATCCTCTATTCCTCCGGCACCACCGGAAAGCCGAAATGCATCGTCCATGGCACCGGTGGCACCATCCTTCAGCATGTGAAGGAACACCGGCTGCATTGCGACCTGAAGCGCGGTGACCGGCTGTTCTACTTCACCACCTGCGGCTGGATGATGTGGAACTGGCTGGTGACCGGGCTGGCCAGCGGCACGACGCTGGTTCTCTATGACGGCTCGCCCTTCGCGCCGACCGGCAACATCCTGTTCGACTATGCCGATGCGGAGCGGATCACGCTGTTCGGCACCTCGGCCAAATTCATCCAGTCGCTGGAGAAGTCGGGGCTGGAGCCGATGAAGACCCATTCTCTGGCCAGCGTCCGCGCCCTGGCCTCCACCGGCTCACCGCTGATGCCGGAGAATTTCGAATTCGTCTACCGCTCGATCAAGCAGGATGTCCATCTCGCTTCCATCAGCGGCGGCACCGATATCATGTCCTGCTTCGTGTTGGGCAACCCGATCTCCCCTGTGTGGAAGGGCGAGATCCAGACGCGCGGCCTCGGCATGGCGGTGGAGGCGTTCGACGACAACGGCCATGCCGTGCGCGGCGAGAAGGGCGAACTGGTCTGCACCCGCCCCTTCCCCATCATGCCGATCGGCTTCTGGGCCGATCCGGACGGGTCGAAATACCGCTCCGCCTATTTCGACCGCTTCCCCAATGTCTGGGTCCATGGCGATTTCATCGAACAGACCCAGCATGGCGGCTGGGTGATCTATGGCCGGTCGGACGCGGTGCTTAACCCCGGCGGCGTGCGCATCGGCACGGCGGAGATCTACCGCCAGGTCGAACAGCTTCCGGAAATCATGGAGGCGGTCTGCATCGGCCAGGAATGGGACGGCGACGTGCGCGTCGTGCTGTTCGTCGTCCTGCGCGAGGGGCTGAAGCTGGACGAGGCTCTCGCCGGCACCATCCGCAAGCGGATCAAGGACAACTGTTCCCCCCGCCATGTTCCGGCGAAGATCGTCCAAGTCACCGACATCCCGCGCACCCGCTCCGGCAAGATCACCGAGCTGGCGGTGCGCGACGCCGTCCACGGCCGTCCGATCAAGAATACGGAGGCGCTGTCCAACCCGCAGGCGCTGGACGAATTCCGCGAGCGGACGGAACTGAGCGGAGCGTGA
- a CDS encoding FTR1 family protein, with protein MLASLIIVFREVLEAGLIVGIVLAATQGVPGRGRSISLGIVGGMVGSCIVAAFADGISSLFADTGQEMFNATVLLIAVVMLAWHNAWMAQHGRELARDMKAVGRAVQSGEKSLAALAIVIGVAVLREGSEVVLFLTGILASDEGGIATVATGGLGGMALGAVVSVLLYAGLLQIPTRHLFATTTWLLTLLAAGMAATAVNFLAQGGILMAGGTVLWDTSDVLRDNSLVGQALHVLVGYTDRPTEAQLIAYVGVVVGILLLTRWAASGAPPSNNSHVASAAE; from the coding sequence ATGCTCGCCAGTCTGATCATCGTCTTTCGCGAGGTCCTCGAAGCGGGCCTCATCGTCGGCATCGTGCTGGCCGCGACCCAGGGAGTGCCCGGCCGCGGCCGGTCGATTTCGCTGGGCATCGTCGGCGGCATGGTCGGGTCCTGCATCGTCGCCGCCTTCGCCGACGGCATCAGCTCGCTGTTCGCCGATACCGGACAGGAGATGTTCAACGCCACCGTCCTGCTGATCGCCGTCGTCATGCTGGCCTGGCACAATGCCTGGATGGCGCAGCATGGCCGCGAACTGGCGCGCGACATGAAGGCGGTCGGCCGGGCGGTGCAGAGCGGGGAGAAGTCGCTGGCGGCGCTGGCCATCGTCATCGGCGTCGCCGTGCTGCGCGAGGGGTCGGAGGTCGTGCTGTTCCTGACCGGCATCCTGGCGTCGGACGAGGGCGGCATCGCCACGGTGGCCACTGGCGGGCTGGGCGGCATGGCGCTGGGCGCGGTGGTCTCCGTCCTGCTCTATGCCGGGCTGCTGCAGATCCCGACGCGGCACCTGTTCGCCACCACCACCTGGCTGCTGACGCTGCTGGCCGCCGGCATGGCCGCCACGGCGGTCAATTTCCTGGCACAGGGCGGCATCCTGATGGCGGGCGGCACCGTGCTGTGGGACACCTCGGACGTCCTGCGCGACAACAGCCTCGTCGGGCAGGCGCTGCATGTGCTGGTCGGCTACACCGATCGTCCGACGGAGGCGCAGCTGATCGCCTATGTCGGCGTGGTCGTCGGCATCCTCCTGCTGACCCGCTGGGCGGCCAGTGGGGCGCCGCCGTCGAACAACTCGCACGTGGCTTCCGCGGCCGAATAA
- a CDS encoding GFA family protein: protein MDDLKASGEGERVWTGGCLCGGVRYAIDTRPEPISFCHCSQCRRQHSHVGAYTGLPRAALRLLTDSTLTWYASSERARRGFCARCGAGLFWEALEQAGAERRITVTAGSLDDPSGLRVDRHIFVDHKGAYYDIGDDGVERRTSTGEVVE from the coding sequence ATGGACGACCTGAAGGCAAGCGGGGAGGGGGAGCGGGTCTGGACCGGCGGTTGTCTGTGCGGCGGCGTGCGCTATGCCATCGACACCCGACCGGAGCCGATCTCCTTCTGCCATTGTTCCCAGTGCAGGCGCCAGCATAGCCATGTCGGCGCCTACACCGGCCTGCCCCGTGCGGCGTTGCGTCTGCTCACCGACTCGACTCTGACGTGGTACGCCTCCTCCGAGCGCGCCCGGCGCGGCTTCTGCGCGCGTTGCGGTGCCGGGCTGTTCTGGGAGGCGTTGGAACAGGCCGGTGCGGAGCGCCGCATCACGGTGACCGCCGGCAGCCTGGACGATCCGTCCGGGCTGCGGGTGGATCGCCATATCTTCGTCGACCACAAAGGCGCCTATTACGACATCGGCGACGATGGTGTCGAACGCCGGACCAGCACGGGAGAGGTGGTGGAATGA
- a CDS encoding DUF1127 domain-containing protein has protein sequence MSGAELFVRKPAPAGVGLGGHVVALFDRLATWNERRRQRRALEALPDHLLSDIGISRADADYEAEKPFWRG, from the coding sequence ATGTCCGGCGCAGAACTGTTCGTCCGCAAGCCGGCCCCGGCCGGCGTGGGGCTGGGCGGGCACGTGGTGGCGCTGTTCGACCGCCTTGCCACCTGGAACGAGCGCCGCCGGCAGCGCCGCGCGCTGGAGGCTCTGCCCGACCATCTGCTGTCGGACATCGGCATTTCCCGCGCCGATGCGGACTATGAGGCTGAAAAGCCGTTCTGGCGGGGCTGA
- a CDS encoding aspartate carbamoyltransferase catalytic subunit, with protein sequence MSANPSPDTVFPHRHLLGIEGLRAGEITQILDLADGYVEQNRRPVKKSNLLDGRTQVNLFFENSTRTRTSFELAGKRLGADVINMSTDSSSVKKGETLIDTAMTLNAMHLDALVVRHADSGAVKLLADKVNCSVINAGDGHHEHPTQALLDALAIRRRLGRLDGLIVAICGDILHSRVARSNIHLLNAMGARVRCVAPPTLLPSQIERLGVEVHHSMKTGLRDADVVMMLRLQTERMSGQYVPSTREYFYFYGLDYEKLEVAKPDAVIMHPGPMNRGVEIDSEVADDLKRSMILDQVELGVAVRMAVLDLLTRERRQSDLAGAV encoded by the coding sequence ATGAGCGCGAACCCGTCCCCCGACACGGTCTTCCCGCACCGCCATCTCCTCGGAATCGAGGGGCTGCGGGCCGGCGAGATCACCCAGATCCTCGACCTTGCCGATGGCTATGTCGAGCAGAACCGCCGCCCCGTGAAGAAGTCCAACCTGTTGGACGGCCGCACGCAGGTGAACCTGTTCTTCGAGAACTCCACCCGCACCCGCACCAGCTTCGAGCTGGCCGGAAAGCGGCTGGGGGCCGACGTCATCAACATGTCGACCGACAGCAGCTCGGTTAAGAAGGGCGAGACCCTGATCGACACGGCGATGACGCTGAACGCCATGCACCTGGATGCGCTGGTGGTGCGCCACGCCGATTCGGGCGCGGTGAAGCTGCTGGCCGACAAGGTCAACTGCTCCGTCATCAATGCCGGCGACGGCCATCACGAACACCCGACCCAGGCCCTGCTCGACGCGCTGGCGATCCGCCGCCGTCTCGGCCGGCTGGATGGGCTGATCGTGGCGATCTGCGGCGACATCCTGCACAGCCGCGTCGCGCGCTCCAACATCCACCTGCTGAACGCCATGGGCGCCCGGGTGCGCTGCGTGGCACCGCCGACCCTGCTGCCGTCGCAGATCGAACGGCTGGGCGTCGAGGTCCATCATTCGATGAAGACCGGCCTGCGCGACGCCGACGTTGTGATGATGCTGCGCCTGCAGACCGAGCGGATGAGCGGCCAGTATGTCCCCTCGACCCGCGAATACTTCTATTTCTACGGCCTCGATTACGAGAAGCTGGAGGTGGCGAAGCCCGACGCGGTCATCATGCATCCGGGGCCGATGAACCGCGGCGTCGAGATCGACTCGGAAGTCGCCGACGACCTCAAGCGCTCGATGATCCTCGATCAGGTGGAGCTGGGCGTGGCCGTGCGCATGGCCGTGCTCGACCTGCTGACCCGTGAACGCCGCCAGTCCGACCTTGCGGGAGCCGTCTGA
- the plsY gene encoding glycerol-3-phosphate 1-O-acyltransferase PlsY: MPILLFAALLGYLLGSIPFGLVLTRMAGLGDIRQIGSGNIGATNVLRTGNKPLALATLLLDSGKGAIAALLAQWLAGPEAAVLAAGGAMLGHSFPVWLGFKGGKGVATAIGVLLAVSWPVGLLACLTWLVMAALFRISSLSALTALGISPLTGWYFGGPLVGGLCLFIAALVFIRHEANIRRLLKGEEPKIGAGKKKAA, from the coding sequence GTGCCGATCCTCCTGTTCGCCGCCCTGCTGGGCTACCTGCTGGGCTCGATCCCCTTCGGGCTGGTGTTGACCCGGATGGCCGGTCTGGGCGACATCCGCCAGATCGGCTCCGGCAACATCGGCGCCACCAACGTGCTGCGCACCGGCAACAAGCCGTTGGCGCTCGCCACCCTGCTGCTCGACAGCGGCAAGGGCGCCATCGCCGCGTTGCTGGCGCAGTGGCTGGCCGGACCGGAAGCGGCGGTGCTGGCCGCCGGCGGCGCCATGCTGGGCCACAGCTTCCCGGTGTGGCTGGGCTTCAAGGGCGGCAAGGGCGTCGCCACGGCGATCGGCGTTCTGCTTGCTGTGTCTTGGCCTGTTGGGCTGCTGGCCTGTCTGACCTGGCTGGTGATGGCGGCGCTGTTCCGCATCTCGTCGCTGTCGGCGCTCACGGCGCTGGGCATCAGCCCGCTGACCGGCTGGTACTTTGGTGGGCCGTTGGTCGGCGGCCTCTGCCTGTTCATCGCGGCACTGGTCTTCATCCGCCACGAGGCAAACATCCGGCGCCTGCTGAAAGGCGAGGAGCCGAAGATCGGCGCAGGCAAGAAGAAGGCTGCCTGA
- a CDS encoding TerC family protein — protein sequence MDGLFATIFLEFLGKPVWIWLVFVGIVLTLLVLDLGVLNRRDHVIGVGESLKLSAFYIAVALLFGGWVWWSMGGEAGLQYYTGFFVEKSLSLDNVFVISLIFSYFAVPRELQHRVLFWGILGVIVLRGLMIGAGAALVSEFHWILYVFGAFLLLTGIKMLFAKDEETDIGENAILRFLKRRIRVTDRFHGHHFIVKQPVGDSGVMRWTATPLLLALIMVELADLVFAVDSVPAIFAITTDPYLVYTSNIFAILGLRALYFALAAMVHRFRYLKYALALVLVFIGGKIFYTQVFGKPDPLIALGVTFALIAGGVVVSLWRTSRETKAAAAE from the coding sequence ATGGACGGTTTGTTTGCAACGATTTTCCTGGAATTTCTGGGAAAACCGGTTTGGATTTGGCTCGTTTTCGTTGGGATTGTCCTGACGCTTCTGGTTCTGGACTTGGGCGTTCTCAACCGGCGCGACCATGTCATCGGCGTCGGTGAAAGCCTGAAGCTTTCCGCCTTCTACATCGCGGTCGCCTTGCTGTTCGGCGGCTGGGTCTGGTGGTCGATGGGCGGCGAGGCCGGGTTGCAGTACTACACGGGCTTCTTCGTCGAGAAGAGCCTGTCATTGGACAATGTCTTCGTCATATCGCTGATCTTCAGTTATTTCGCCGTGCCCCGCGAGTTGCAGCACCGCGTGCTGTTCTGGGGCATCCTGGGCGTCATCGTGCTGCGTGGCCTGATGATCGGCGCCGGCGCCGCTCTGGTGTCGGAATTCCACTGGATCCTCTACGTCTTCGGCGCCTTCCTGCTGCTGACCGGCATCAAGATGCTGTTCGCGAAGGACGAGGAAACCGACATCGGCGAGAATGCCATCCTGCGGTTCCTGAAGCGTCGCATCCGCGTTACCGACCGCTTCCACGGCCACCACTTCATCGTCAAGCAGCCGGTGGGCGACAGCGGCGTGATGCGCTGGACGGCCACGCCGTTGCTGCTGGCGCTGATCATGGTGGAACTGGCCGATCTGGTCTTCGCGGTCGACAGCGTGCCGGCGATCTTCGCCATCACCACCGACCCGTATCTGGTCTACACCAGCAACATCTTCGCCATCCTTGGCCTGCGCGCGCTGTACTTTGCCCTGGCGGCGATGGTCCACCGCTTCCGCTATCTGAAATACGCGTTGGCGCTGGTGCTGGTGTTCATCGGCGGCAAGATTTTCTACACGCAAGTCTTCGGCAAGCCCGACCCGCTGATCGCGCTGGGCGTCACCTTCGCCCTGATCGCCGGCGGCGTGGTGGTGTCGCTGTGGAGGACCAGCCGCGAGACCAAGGCGGCGGCTGCCGAGTAA
- a CDS encoding SRPBCC family protein, protein MTSDPVSTGMAPDDRPDDRKDRFATLTFEREVAAPLSVLWHAWTAPAARMVWAAPTPSIIVEFLEADTRVGGREVSLCKVEGQPDIRCEVGWLDLQPAQRSVNYEVVSSGQVTQSAALVSADFSGTDKRSRLVVTVQLSSMAKNMEAGYRQGFGAGLDNLSGVAERTMVLERVIQAPRSLVWGAWMNPETLPQWWGPEGFSCRTTRIDLRAGGEWVFDMIAPDGTVFPNHHRYGEVRPEERIGYTLLWGENGPKHADAWAMFEDLDGATKVTLGMVFTTASEFQEAKGFGAEKLGQQTLGKLERFVASR, encoded by the coding sequence ATGACATCGGACCCCGTTTCGACCGGCATGGCGCCGGATGACAGGCCGGATGACAGGAAGGATCGCTTTGCGACGCTGACCTTCGAGCGGGAGGTGGCCGCGCCGTTATCGGTGCTGTGGCATGCGTGGACAGCCCCGGCCGCCCGGATGGTTTGGGCCGCCCCCACGCCCTCGATCATCGTGGAGTTTCTGGAGGCCGACACCAGGGTGGGAGGACGTGAGGTCTCTCTCTGCAAGGTGGAGGGGCAGCCCGATATCCGTTGCGAGGTTGGCTGGCTGGACCTGCAGCCTGCGCAACGCAGCGTGAATTACGAGGTGGTTTCGTCCGGGCAGGTGACACAATCAGCCGCGCTGGTGTCGGCGGATTTCTCAGGGACGGACAAACGCAGTCGGCTGGTCGTTACGGTGCAGCTTTCCTCGATGGCCAAGAACATGGAGGCCGGATACCGGCAGGGCTTTGGTGCGGGACTGGACAACCTCTCGGGCGTGGCCGAGCGAACCATGGTGCTTGAGCGAGTGATACAGGCACCCCGGTCCCTGGTCTGGGGGGCGTGGATGAACCCTGAGACGCTCCCGCAATGGTGGGGCCCGGAAGGATTCTCCTGTCGGACGACGCGGATTGATCTGCGCGCGGGCGGCGAATGGGTCTTCGACATGATTGCGCCGGATGGAACGGTGTTTCCGAACCACCATCGTTATGGAGAGGTCCGGCCCGAGGAAAGAATCGGCTACACGCTTCTTTGGGGCGAGAACGGGCCGAAACATGCCGACGCCTGGGCCATGTTCGAGGACCTGGACGGCGCAACGAAGGTGACGTTGGGCATGGTGTTCACCACAGCTTCCGAGTTCCAGGAGGCGAAGGGGTTCGGCGCCGAGAAACTGGGGCAGCAAACGCTGGGCAAATTGGAGCGCTTCGTCGCATCCCGCTGA
- a CDS encoding transcriptional regulator GcvA, whose translation MSRRLPPLNALRAFEAAARHLSFTKAADELHVTQAAVSHQIKALEEWLGLPLFRRMNRALALTEAGQSYLPPVREAMDTLSQATDRLIRADSSGTLTISTMPSFASKWLVPRLVRFQKRHPEMDVRVHSTSQVVDFARHDVDLAIRFGNGLWPDLRVERLLTEDIFPVGHPSLLAGDRPLVNPEDLRHHTLLHDDYNISWAVWCRAAGIEGVDTDRGLRFDDSSFTLQAAINGHGIALARGVLVADDIAAGRLVRLFEVRLPGSLAYYVVAPQHYFSRPKVKAFHDWLFEEAEAV comes from the coding sequence ATGTCCCGCCGCCTGCCCCCGCTGAACGCGCTGCGCGCATTCGAAGCCGCCGCACGCCATCTTTCCTTCACAAAAGCCGCCGACGAGCTGCATGTGACGCAGGCCGCCGTCAGCCACCAGATCAAGGCGCTGGAGGAGTGGCTCGGATTACCGCTGTTTCGCCGAATGAACCGGGCGCTGGCGCTGACCGAGGCCGGGCAGAGCTACCTGCCGCCGGTACGCGAGGCGATGGACACGCTGTCCCAGGCGACCGACCGCCTGATCCGCGCCGACAGCAGCGGCACGCTGACCATTTCCACCATGCCCAGCTTCGCGTCGAAATGGCTGGTGCCGAGGCTGGTGCGTTTCCAGAAGCGCCATCCGGAAATGGATGTGCGGGTCCACAGCACCTCACAGGTGGTGGACTTCGCCCGCCACGACGTCGATCTGGCGATCCGATTCGGCAATGGCCTGTGGCCGGATTTGCGGGTCGAACGGCTGCTGACCGAGGACATCTTCCCGGTCGGTCACCCATCGCTGCTGGCCGGCGACCGGCCGCTGGTCAATCCGGAGGATCTGCGGCACCACACGCTGCTGCACGACGACTACAACATCTCCTGGGCGGTGTGGTGCCGGGCGGCGGGGATCGAGGGGGTGGATACCGACCGCGGCCTGCGATTCGACGACTCGTCCTTCACCCTGCAGGCAGCGATCAACGGCCACGGCATCGCGCTGGCCCGCGGCGTGCTGGTGGCCGACGACATCGCGGCCGGCCGGCTGGTCCGCCTGTTCGAAGTGCGGCTGCCGGGGAGCCTCGCCTACTATGTCGTGGCGCCGCAGCATTACTTTTCCCGGCCCAAGGTGAAGGCCTTCCACGACTGGTTGTTCGAAGAGGCGGAAGCGGTCTGA
- a CDS encoding helix-turn-helix transcriptional regulator yields the protein MAKHNPDLSLLFHALADPTRRSILIRLAREPARVTDLAGPTGLRLPTVMRHLSVLEEAGLISTSKEGRTRTCAMVPEAMEPVRTWLDEHRAIWEARLSRLDAFVMNVMKERKE from the coding sequence ATGGCTAAGCATAATCCCGATCTCTCGCTGCTCTTCCACGCGCTTGCTGATCCGACCCGACGGTCAATCCTGATCCGGCTCGCCAGAGAACCCGCGCGTGTAACGGACTTGGCCGGTCCCACTGGACTGCGTCTGCCCACGGTGATGCGGCACCTTTCCGTGCTCGAGGAAGCTGGGTTGATCTCAACCTCTAAGGAAGGGCGAACACGGACCTGCGCAATGGTGCCGGAGGCCATGGAGCCGGTGCGGACATGGCTGGATGAACACCGGGCGATTTGGGAGGCCCGTCTCAGCCGACTGGATGCATTTGTGATGAACGTCATGAAGGAGCGCAAAGAATGA